A stretch of Triticum aestivum cultivar Chinese Spring chromosome 1D, IWGSC CS RefSeq v2.1, whole genome shotgun sequence DNA encodes these proteins:
- the LOC123169410 gene encoding NRR repressor homolog 1, producing MDATAADRHEASPVARDGESTTSVPEVPRAPLSDLPVAGGSGTPEESGGGEDEQVERFYALLANIRALRDVYGAGGSSRKRARGAEAPLWKPKFRMEDFREADDVVPAKKGRSDRVERQRLENSDAAEADGEDGEVVEENDRVSASQTTCVLTAEQPA from the coding sequence ATGGATGCCACCGCGGCGGACAGGCACGAGGCTTCACCAGTGGCAAGAGACGGCGAGTCCACGACGTCCGTGCCGGAGGTGCCGCGAGCGCCATTGTCCGACTTGCCTGTCGCCGGCGGCAGCGGCACGCccgaggagagcggcggcggcgaggacgagCAGGTGGAGAGGTTCTACGCGCTGCTCGCCAACATCCGGGCACTGAGGGACGTGTACGGCGCCGGCGGGTCGTCGAGGAAGCGGGCCAGGGGGGCGGAGGCGCCGTTGTGGAAGCCAAAGTTCAGGATGGAGGATTTCCGGGAGGCGGACGACGTGGTGCCCGCGAAGAAGGGGAGGAGCGATCGCGTCGAGCGGCAGCGGCTGGAGAACAGCGACGCGGCGGAGGCCGACGGGGAGGACGGCGAGGTCGTGGAAGAGAATGATCGGGTCTCCGCGTCGCAGACCACGTGTGTGCTGACTGCCGAGCAGCCAGCCTAG